One genomic region from Melioribacteraceae bacterium encodes:
- the yjjX gene encoding inosine/xanthosine triphosphatase: MKIFVGSKNPVKIDSVKEALSNYFESIDVIGMDAESGVSVQPVGDETFIGARNRALFLQSYCNNKNIGADLFIGIEGGIAKLFDKWFAFGCMCVIDSAGKEGFGTSPLFELPKPVVDKLLDGIELGDVMDQIQNEENTKQKQGAIGYFTNGVMNRKELYIEGLKVAVIPFLHKDKYF; encoded by the coding sequence ATGAAAATATTTGTCGGCTCAAAAAATCCGGTTAAAATTGATTCTGTTAAAGAAGCTCTTTCCAATTACTTTGAGAGTATCGATGTAATTGGGATGGACGCTGAATCTGGAGTATCCGTTCAGCCGGTAGGCGATGAAACCTTCATCGGCGCAAGGAATCGCGCGCTGTTTTTACAGTCGTATTGTAATAATAAAAATATCGGTGCCGACCTTTTTATTGGAATTGAGGGAGGAATTGCGAAACTATTCGACAAATGGTTCGCGTTCGGATGTATGTGTGTTATTGATAGTGCCGGCAAAGAAGGATTTGGAACATCACCGCTTTTTGAATTACCGAAGCCGGTTGTTGATAAGCTTCTTGACGGAATAGAGCTTGGCGATGTGATGGATCAGATTCAGAACGAAGAGAACACCAAACAGAAACAGGGTGCTATCGGCTATTTTACAAACGGAGTTATGAACAGGAAAGAACTTTATATAGAAGGATTGAAAGTTGCAGTTATTCCATTTTTACATAAAGACAAATACTTCTAA
- a CDS encoding PhzF family phenazine biosynthesis protein — MTLPIYQVDAFTGELFGGNPAAVVPLDKWLDYGTMQKIAAENNLAETAFFVKEKENYHIRWMTPLKEVNLCGHATLASAFVIFNFFEKESSKVNFNSRSGILAVERNSEYLTLDFPSNKPKPAKRPDKISECFDREPVEILEGGEYLFLVFDSEDYIRNYNPDFERLKTLHPVHMIITAPGKNVDFVSRMFAPNLGINEDPVTGSAHTVLTPYWSGRLGKNELLAHQVSLRGGELKCVQAGDRVRISGKAVLFLTGNIFLNF; from the coding sequence ATGACACTTCCGATTTACCAGGTTGATGCGTTCACCGGTGAGTTGTTTGGCGGTAATCCCGCAGCAGTTGTTCCTCTGGATAAATGGCTGGACTACGGTACGATGCAGAAGATCGCCGCAGAAAATAATCTGGCCGAAACAGCTTTCTTTGTAAAAGAAAAAGAGAATTATCATATAAGGTGGATGACTCCGCTTAAAGAAGTTAATTTGTGCGGACACGCAACTCTAGCTTCTGCGTTTGTAATCTTCAACTTTTTCGAAAAAGAGAGCAGTAAAGTAAATTTTAATTCAAGAAGCGGAATTCTTGCGGTCGAACGCAACAGCGAATATCTTACACTCGATTTTCCATCGAATAAACCGAAGCCAGCTAAAAGACCCGATAAAATTTCTGAATGTTTCGATCGCGAACCGGTTGAAATACTTGAAGGAGGAGAATATTTATTTCTGGTCTTCGATTCGGAAGATTATATTCGAAACTATAATCCCGATTTTGAACGGCTTAAAACTCTTCATCCGGTTCATATGATTATTACTGCGCCCGGAAAAAACGTTGATTTTGTCTCAAGGATGTTTGCTCCAAACCTTGGAATTAATGAGGATCCGGTTACTGGCTCAGCGCATACGGTACTAACTCCTTACTGGTCTGGAAGGCTCGGCAAAAATGAGCTGCTGGCCCATCAGGTCTCTTTAAGAGGCGGTGAATTAAAATGTGTTCAAGCTGGTGACCGGGTTAGAATAAGCGGTAAAGCGGTACTTTTCCTCACGGGAAACATATTTTTGAATTTTTAA
- a CDS encoding alpha/beta hydrolase-fold protein gives MKKLYSILIFFLGINLSAQTINVTLEVVSPTLGDSSKVYVSGNSELLGNWQPDKVMLDNIGNKTWRRKLQVPKGFRMEFKFTKGSWDTEALGSDSTIPPNTILTAEKDTVVVITVMNWRDKFNFVVKGQITGTVEFHKDFMIDGLKPRDIFVGLPPGYNENQDQRYPVLYMHDGQNLVNPRTSNTFIDWQVDETADTLIRKGEIKPFILVGINNTSDRASEYSKTPLGELYMKLIVEKIKPFVDSNYRTLPDRLNTAVGGSSMGGLISFVIAWDYPEVFSKAACFSPAFKFRDYNYVDVVRNYSGRKKNLLFYLDNGGVGLESVLQPGIDEMIDALKSHGFNKEKDFFLFIDNEAEHNEAAWAKRMWRPLILFFAK, from the coding sequence ATGAAGAAGTTGTATTCTATCCTGATTTTCTTTCTTGGAATAAATCTGTCGGCTCAAACAATTAATGTTACATTAGAAGTTGTTTCGCCTACGCTCGGCGATTCTTCAAAAGTTTATGTCTCCGGAAATTCGGAACTGCTCGGCAACTGGCAGCCGGATAAAGTTATGCTTGATAATATCGGAAATAAAACATGGAGGAGAAAACTCCAGGTTCCAAAAGGATTCCGGATGGAGTTTAAATTTACCAAGGGAAGCTGGGATACAGAAGCTCTTGGAAGCGATTCTACTATTCCTCCGAATACAATCCTTACAGCAGAAAAGGATACCGTAGTTGTTATTACAGTTATGAACTGGAGGGATAAATTTAATTTTGTTGTTAAAGGACAAATTACCGGCACGGTTGAATTTCATAAAGATTTTATGATTGATGGTTTGAAGCCGCGCGATATATTCGTCGGGCTTCCGCCCGGTTATAATGAGAATCAGGATCAGCGTTATCCGGTTCTATATATGCACGACGGGCAGAATCTTGTAAACCCACGTACTTCCAATACTTTTATCGACTGGCAAGTTGATGAGACTGCGGATACTCTTATCCGCAAGGGTGAGATTAAACCGTTTATTCTGGTGGGGATCAATAATACATCCGACCGTGCCAGTGAATACAGTAAAACTCCGCTCGGGGAATTGTATATGAAGCTGATTGTCGAGAAGATTAAACCGTTTGTAGATTCAAATTACAGAACACTGCCCGACCGTTTAAACACAGCTGTAGGCGGCTCGTCGATGGGGGGATTAATCTCTTTTGTAATCGCCTGGGATTATCCCGAAGTATTTTCGAAAGCTGCCTGCTTCTCGCCCGCATTTAAATTCAGGGATTACAACTATGTTGATGTCGTAAGAAATTATTCGGGCAGGAAAAAGAATCTCCTCTTTTACCTGGATAACGGCGGCGTTGGGCTTGAATCGGTTCTGCAGCCGGGAATAGATGAAATGATAGACGCGCTTAAATCACACGGGTTTAATAAAGAGAAAGATTTTTTTCTGTTTATTGATAACGAGGCAGAACATAATGAAGCTGCCTGGGCGAAGAGAATGTGGAGACCTCTAATTTTATTCTTTGCAAAATGA
- a CDS encoding DPP IV N-terminal domain-containing protein, translating into MRKLTTICFLLLVTALTVSAQNQPVTKANYDLAAKFAPKKVDKMVFSTSVDPHWLKTSDKFWYSFETPTIKNYYIVDPAKGTKKLLFDNVQMARKLTLLTKDPYDEKHLPITKIRFNMDETAFEFEVNSSQDEENSTKTSKDKKEKKIFGFEFNINTQELKLIEDYQKKKEIPRWASISPDGEKIIFSKNFNLFWMDKENFEKAKKKEDDSTIVEHRITSDGVEYYSYGEMAGGPENNVDKEKNKDKRKGAAVIWSQDSKYIAVDRTDSRKVKDLWVINVLSEPRPTLETYKYHMPGEAEAPVEELIVINLSDTTYKQTKIQSEKFKDQNLSILTAPRPENTRDDDYRSTMWLSKTSDKLYFERISRDLHRLDVCVADVNTGESKTLISEEMNTYVESRRLGLVNNGEELIHWSERDGWAHFYLYDKNGNLKKQITSGNFHCEDIVKIDEKNRVFYFIANMVDPNEDPYYTHLYRVNFDGTGFKLLNPGNFNHNVNMNDSQKYFINNYSRVNTVPASALYDNTGKKIMDLETADLSQLFAAGYKFPEPFVVKAADGITDIYGVMYKPFDFDSTKSYPLIQYVYPGPQTEAVNKSFSKGLDRTDRLAQFGFIVVTLGNRGGHPSRSKWYHNYGYGNLRDYGLADKKYGAEQLASKFKFIDISRVGIHGHSGGGFMSTAAMLVYPDFFKVAVSSAGNHENNIYNRWWSEKHDGVKEVKDKKGEIKFEYDIDKNSELAKNLKGKLLLVTGDIDNNVHPGNTIRMANALIKANKRFDFMIMPGQRHGFGDMTEYFFWLMGDYFSKHLIGDYSSSVDVKEINNEIEQTGSKKPR; encoded by the coding sequence ATGAGGAAGCTGACAACAATTTGTTTCCTGTTATTAGTAACCGCGTTAACAGTTAGCGCACAGAATCAGCCGGTTACTAAAGCCAACTATGACCTTGCCGCGAAATTCGCACCCAAGAAAGTCGATAAGATGGTTTTCAGTACTTCTGTTGACCCGCACTGGCTGAAAACGAGCGACAAGTTCTGGTACAGTTTCGAAACACCTACAATTAAGAATTATTACATCGTCGATCCTGCAAAGGGGACAAAAAAATTGCTATTCGATAATGTTCAGATGGCGCGGAAATTAACTCTCCTTACAAAAGATCCTTATGACGAAAAACATCTCCCGATAACCAAAATCAGATTCAACATGGACGAAACCGCGTTTGAGTTCGAAGTTAACAGCTCGCAGGACGAAGAGAACTCAACTAAAACTTCAAAGGATAAGAAGGAAAAGAAAATTTTCGGATTCGAATTCAACATTAATACTCAGGAGTTGAAACTGATTGAGGATTATCAGAAGAAGAAGGAGATTCCGCGCTGGGCCAGCATATCGCCCGACGGCGAGAAAATAATCTTCTCAAAAAACTTTAATCTCTTCTGGATGGATAAGGAAAATTTTGAAAAAGCTAAAAAGAAAGAGGACGATTCCACTATTGTAGAGCACAGGATAACCAGCGACGGTGTTGAATATTATTCGTACGGAGAAATGGCGGGCGGACCCGAGAATAATGTTGATAAGGAAAAAAATAAGGATAAACGGAAAGGTGCAGCGGTAATATGGTCGCAGGATTCAAAATATATCGCTGTAGATAGAACCGACTCCCGCAAGGTTAAGGATCTCTGGGTTATTAATGTTCTGTCGGAACCGAGACCTACACTCGAGACCTACAAGTATCACATGCCGGGCGAAGCTGAAGCCCCGGTTGAAGAACTGATTGTTATTAATCTTTCCGATACGACTTATAAACAGACAAAGATCCAATCCGAAAAATTTAAAGACCAGAATCTCTCAATTCTTACTGCCCCACGGCCGGAGAATACTAGAGACGACGATTACCGTTCAACAATGTGGCTCTCTAAGACAAGCGACAAACTTTACTTCGAAAGAATCAGCAGGGATTTGCACCGTCTCGATGTTTGCGTTGCCGACGTCAACACTGGTGAATCTAAAACTTTAATCTCCGAAGAGATGAATACTTATGTTGAGTCGAGAAGACTCGGATTGGTGAATAACGGAGAAGAGCTCATTCACTGGAGCGAGAGAGACGGATGGGCTCACTTTTATCTATATGACAAGAACGGAAATCTGAAAAAACAGATTACAAGCGGAAATTTTCATTGCGAGGATATTGTAAAAATCGACGAGAAGAACCGGGTTTTCTACTTCATCGCGAATATGGTTGATCCGAACGAGGATCCTTATTATACTCATCTTTACAGGGTCAATTTCGACGGCACAGGATTCAAGCTTCTTAATCCCGGCAACTTCAATCATAATGTAAACATGAATGATTCACAAAAATATTTTATCAATAATTACTCCCGTGTGAATACGGTACCGGCCTCAGCCCTGTACGACAACACCGGTAAGAAAATTATGGATCTGGAAACAGCCGACCTTTCTCAATTATTTGCTGCCGGTTATAAATTTCCTGAACCGTTTGTTGTAAAAGCGGCCGACGGAATTACTGATATTTACGGTGTTATGTACAAACCGTTCGATTTCGACTCAACCAAATCCTATCCGTTAATTCAATATGTTTACCCCGGCCCTCAAACCGAAGCTGTAAACAAAAGTTTCAGCAAAGGATTGGATAGAACCGACCGACTTGCTCAATTTGGTTTTATAGTTGTAACACTCGGCAACAGAGGCGGGCATCCGTCCCGTTCCAAGTGGTATCATAATTACGGATACGGGAACCTGAGAGATTACGGTCTGGCCGATAAAAAGTACGGCGCAGAACAACTGGCGTCAAAATTTAAGTTTATCGATATATCACGCGTAGGAATTCACGGGCATTCGGGAGGAGGATTCATGTCCACCGCGGCCATGCTTGTTTATCCCGACTTCTTCAAAGTGGCGGTTTCATCAGCCGGCAATCACGAAAACAACATTTATAATAGATGGTGGAGCGAAAAGCACGACGGTGTTAAAGAGGTCAAGGACAAGAAGGGGGAAATTAAATTTGAATATGATATCGATAAAAATTCCGAACTTGCAAAGAACCTGAAGGGTAAATTGCTTCTCGTAACAGGCGACATAGACAATAATGTTCATCCCGGAAACACGATAAGAATGGCCAACGCATTAATTAAAGCTAATAAGAGATTCGACTTTATGATAATGCCGGGTCAACGCCATGGATTCGGTGATATGACAGAATATTTCTTCTGGCTTATGGGCGATTATTTTTCGAAACATCTGATCGGCGATTATTCATCAAGTGTTGATGTAAAAGAGATCAACAACGAAATTGAACAAACAGGAAGTAAGAAACCGAGATAG
- a CDS encoding Gfo/Idh/MocA family oxidoreductase, producing MPFTRREILKTLGITTGGLLLSNFRMGENTRIPLSGYDDNPFFQKPAKPVRAITCGAGARGNVYGNYAVEFPDELDIVGVAEPIPVRNERYTKKHNISDENRFVTWEHVFEKPKFADAVIISTPDNLHYGPCMAALEMGYDVLLEKPISPSEKECRDILAMTKKTGRIVAVCHVLRYAPYFIKLRELINSGALGELISFQHLEPIEHIHMSHSYVRGNWHNSKETTPIILAKSCHDLDILRWMVGQPCKQIVAMGDLKWFKKENAPEGSTDRCMNGCKVESSCPYSALKIYYRERGWTYVFDLPDDKEKHGDAILEYLRTTNYGRCVYRMDNDQDDHYISSMKFENGVTANFSMEAFTPYGGRRTHIMGSMGHIYGDMNSFTISDFRTKEAKTYDAKTIEIENYKHSGHGGGDWRLVRDWIQAITQNNPELLSSSIDVSIESHIMGFAAETSKKTLRVEKVVV from the coding sequence ATGCCTTTCACTCGACGCGAAATTTTAAAAACTCTGGGAATCACAACGGGAGGATTGTTACTTTCAAATTTCAGGATGGGAGAGAACACAAGAATTCCTCTTTCCGGATATGACGACAATCCGTTTTTTCAGAAACCCGCCAAACCGGTAAGAGCAATAACATGCGGAGCCGGCGCAAGAGGAAATGTTTACGGTAATTATGCCGTTGAATTTCCTGATGAACTCGACATTGTCGGCGTTGCTGAACCGATACCGGTCCGAAACGAGCGCTATACAAAAAAACATAACATAAGTGATGAAAACAGGTTTGTTACGTGGGAACATGTTTTTGAAAAGCCGAAATTTGCTGATGCGGTAATTATAAGCACGCCGGATAATCTTCACTACGGACCTTGTATGGCGGCGCTCGAAATGGGCTACGATGTTCTACTCGAAAAACCGATTTCCCCTTCGGAAAAGGAGTGCCGCGATATTCTCGCTATGACTAAGAAAACAGGAAGGATTGTCGCTGTCTGCCATGTACTCCGCTACGCACCTTATTTCATAAAATTAAGAGAACTGATAAATTCCGGCGCATTGGGAGAGCTAATCAGTTTTCAGCATCTTGAACCGATAGAGCATATTCATATGTCCCACTCTTATGTCCGGGGCAACTGGCATAACAGTAAAGAAACAACACCTATAATTCTTGCTAAAAGTTGTCACGACCTCGATATTCTCCGGTGGATGGTTGGACAACCATGTAAACAGATTGTTGCTATGGGTGATCTTAAATGGTTTAAAAAAGAAAATGCTCCAGAGGGAAGTACCGATAGATGCATGAACGGCTGTAAGGTTGAAAGTTCGTGCCCTTATTCCGCTCTTAAAATTTACTATCGCGAAAGAGGGTGGACATATGTATTCGATTTGCCGGACGATAAGGAGAAACATGGAGACGCAATCCTCGAATATCTGCGGACAACAAATTACGGACGCTGTGTTTATAGAATGGATAACGACCAGGATGATCATTATATAAGTTCAATGAAGTTTGAGAATGGAGTGACGGCTAACTTTTCGATGGAAGCATTTACACCTTACGGAGGAAGAAGAACTCACATAATGGGAAGCATGGGTCATATCTACGGCGATATGAATTCGTTTACTATCAGCGACTTCAGAACGAAAGAGGCAAAAACTTACGACGCAAAAACTATTGAAATAGAAAATTATAAACATAGCGGACACGGCGGAGGCGACTGGCGTCTTGTGCGGGACTGGATTCAGGCAATAACACAGAATAATCCGGAGCTGCTTTCATCCTCCATCGACGTTTCAATCGAAAGTCATATTATGGGATTTGCGGCAGAGACAAGTAAAAAAACACTTCGGGTTGAAAAGGTGGTTGTATAG
- the ppk2 gene encoding polyphosphate kinase 2: protein MGHKKEKSEKSPKEKNHSGKEKLKKKFYEKELAKLQIELVKLQEWIKNKGLKAVVIFEGRDAAGKGGTIKRIIDKLNPRIARLVALGVPTEKEKTQWYFQRYVQHLPAAGEMVLFDRSWYNRAGVEHVMGFCTEDEYREFFRSCPEFERMLIRSGIILIKYWFSISDKEQEKRFQKRIHDPRRRWKLSPMDLESRAKWEEYSRAKDEMFSHTDIKQAPWFVVNADDKERARLNVIHHLLTMIPYKDLTPGQIELPPREKSKGYVRPPMTDQTFIPEVY from the coding sequence ATGGGACATAAAAAAGAAAAGTCGGAAAAATCCCCGAAAGAAAAAAATCACTCCGGAAAAGAGAAACTCAAAAAAAAGTTTTACGAAAAAGAACTTGCCAAACTTCAGATCGAACTGGTCAAACTTCAGGAATGGATAAAAAATAAAGGATTGAAGGCGGTTGTTATTTTTGAAGGGAGAGATGCCGCCGGCAAAGGCGGAACTATCAAGAGGATTATTGATAAACTTAATCCACGTATTGCAAGACTGGTGGCTCTCGGAGTACCGACCGAGAAGGAAAAAACTCAATGGTACTTTCAGAGGTATGTTCAGCATCTGCCGGCCGCTGGTGAAATGGTCTTATTCGATCGATCCTGGTATAACCGTGCCGGCGTAGAACATGTAATGGGATTCTGTACAGAAGATGAATATCGGGAGTTTTTCAGATCCTGTCCGGAATTTGAAAGAATGCTTATCCGGTCCGGTATAATTTTAATAAAGTACTGGTTCTCCATAAGCGATAAAGAACAGGAGAAGAGATTTCAAAAAAGAATTCACGACCCGCGCAGAAGATGGAAGCTCAGTCCGATGGATCTTGAATCCCGCGCCAAATGGGAGGAGTATTCAAGAGCCAAGGATGAAATGTTCAGCCATACCGATATAAAACAGGCACCCTGGTTTGTTGTAAATGCGGACGACAAGGAGCGCGCACGCCTGAATGTAATTCATCATCTTCTTACGATGATTCCGTATAAGGATTTAACCCCCGGGCAGATTGAACTTCCGCCTCGCGAGAAATCGAAAGGATACGTAAGACCGCCAATGACCGATCAGACGTTTATTCCGGAGGTTTATTAA
- a CDS encoding Sb-PDE family phosphodiesterase, producing the protein MKIKHLLTAALFVFFFTSLSAQPNYRKEIKIPDIPGYKSLKCDFHSHTVFSDGTVWPTFRIEEAWRSGLDAIAITDHIEYQPHKDYVPTNHNAAYEIGNALADQLGIILIHGSEITRSMPPGHLNAIFITDANALVKDDWRDAIKEAVKQGGLVFWNHPGWTGQQPDGVARWYDEHTYLLENKLISGIEVVNSIEYYPTVFEWCLEKKLAILGNSDIHNPIEFDYVNTRRPVTLVFAKTASSEGIKDGIMNRRTAIFYDGKLYGEEKYLDPLFRSSVKFETTTVNTVGRSTANIKVTNNSDIDFELRLEGTDEKIRFPEYIKLLAGTTMMFPVRARKDDTDVKKKYSVVYAVENLITGAEKNLKLNLDFNIKVTPKK; encoded by the coding sequence ATGAAAATCAAACATCTATTAACAGCAGCGCTATTCGTTTTCTTTTTCACCAGTTTAAGTGCTCAGCCGAATTACAGAAAAGAGATTAAGATTCCCGACATTCCGGGATACAAATCTTTAAAATGCGATTTCCATTCACATACGGTTTTTTCGGACGGAACAGTATGGCCTACATTCAGAATAGAAGAAGCATGGCGGAGCGGGCTGGACGCAATTGCAATAACGGATCATATTGAGTATCAGCCGCACAAGGATTATGTTCCTACGAATCACAACGCCGCATATGAGATCGGCAATGCTCTTGCAGATCAGCTCGGCATTATTCTGATCCACGGTTCAGAGATTACACGCAGTATGCCTCCCGGGCATCTCAATGCTATTTTTATTACGGATGCTAACGCTCTTGTAAAAGACGACTGGCGGGACGCTATTAAAGAAGCCGTTAAACAGGGAGGGCTTGTTTTCTGGAATCATCCCGGATGGACCGGTCAGCAGCCCGACGGAGTTGCGCGCTGGTACGATGAACACACCTACCTTTTAGAAAACAAACTGATCTCGGGAATTGAAGTTGTAAACAGCATTGAGTATTACCCGACTGTTTTTGAATGGTGCCTGGAAAAAAAGTTAGCGATCCTTGGTAACAGCGATATTCATAATCCGATTGAATTCGATTACGTAAACACACGACGGCCCGTAACATTAGTCTTTGCCAAAACAGCATCTTCGGAAGGAATAAAGGACGGAATTATGAACCGTCGTACGGCAATCTTTTACGACGGAAAATTATACGGTGAGGAAAAATACCTTGATCCTCTTTTCAGATCATCGGTTAAATTTGAAACTACAACCGTAAACACAGTTGGAAGAAGTACTGCCAACATAAAAGTGACAAATAATTCAGATATCGATTTTGAATTGCGTCTGGAGGGAACTGACGAGAAGATCCGTTTTCCGGAATACATTAAACTTCTTGCAGGAACAACAATGATGTTTCCCGTGAGAGCACGCAAGGATGATACGGACGTCAAGAAAAAATATTCAGTAGTATATGCGGTAGAAAACCTTATAACAGGCGCAGAAAAAAACCTCAAATTAAATCTCGATTTTAATATTAAGGTCACTCCGAAGAAGTAA
- a CDS encoding carboxypeptidase-like regulatory domain-containing protein, whose protein sequence is MKKYLAIIFAVLVLISQLSCDAPRLNPLDPSSPDYKLTSIEGTIKTTALPQQPIAGVKVFWKDKNLTVQTDQNGYYKLDELVMNDGILIFEKDGYSKDSVRIVWAGQKNKREDVSLNAIPQINKFNLFTIVQNRYADVQDSRLNGQVSISDPDNTIDTVYLKCDELAFSKKLSFSPVLNMFEGSFTPADLNVTSLDIVIGKKFELVTIDNTHKAFLTGSTNVMRIIKQEVIIREPLNKISVNTKPVLKWYRFLPGFNFKYKVEIYTDELVPQPIWDKENISKEDVETTPDFDLSPGEYYWVVWAVDDFQNRCRSKPASFVVK, encoded by the coding sequence ATGAAAAAATATTTAGCAATCATTTTTGCTGTTTTGGTTCTTATCTCTCAACTTTCATGTGATGCACCGAGATTGAACCCCCTTGATCCCTCGAGCCCTGATTACAAGTTGACTTCAATAGAGGGGACTATAAAAACAACAGCTCTTCCGCAGCAACCGATTGCGGGTGTAAAAGTTTTCTGGAAGGATAAGAACCTCACCGTTCAGACAGATCAGAACGGTTATTATAAGCTGGATGAATTGGTTATGAATGATGGAATCCTGATTTTTGAAAAGGATGGATATTCAAAAGATTCGGTAAGAATTGTTTGGGCAGGCCAGAAGAACAAACGGGAGGATGTTTCTTTAAACGCAATTCCTCAAATAAACAAATTCAATCTTTTTACAATTGTTCAGAACAGGTATGCAGATGTTCAGGATAGCAGATTAAACGGTCAGGTATCGATATCGGATCCCGATAACACAATCGATACTGTCTACTTAAAGTGTGATGAGCTCGCTTTTTCAAAAAAGCTAAGCTTTAGCCCTGTCCTGAATATGTTCGAAGGTTCATTTACTCCTGCAGATCTCAATGTTACTTCTCTCGACATTGTTATCGGCAAGAAATTTGAACTGGTTACGATTGATAATACCCATAAAGCTTTTTTAACGGGCTCCACCAATGTAATGCGAATAATTAAACAGGAAGTTATAATCCGCGAACCGTTGAATAAAATCTCGGTGAATACGAAGCCTGTTCTTAAATGGTATCGCTTTCTTCCCGGATTCAATTTCAAATACAAAGTTGAAATTTATACAGACGAACTCGTTCCCCAACCAATATGGGACAAAGAAAATATTTCCAAAGAGGACGTGGAAACAACACCCGATTTTGACCTTTCTCCGGGTGAGTATTATTGGGTCGTCTGGGCTGTGGACGATTTCCAGAACCGGTGCCGTTCTAAACCGGCATCTTTTGTTGTCAAGTGA
- a CDS encoding GNAT family N-acetyltransferase, with protein MMKYNKTDFTISTNKRRLDIFETHRFLTNSYWAKGIPLSAVKEQISNSFCFGVYFHKKQAGYARIITDFVGFAYLCDVFIKEEYRGIGLSKMLMDEIINHPKLKNVRSWMLATKDAHKLYEKYGFEPLDKPRKYMRRYKFKDWTEK; from the coding sequence ATGATGAAATACAATAAGACTGATTTTACAATCAGTACGAACAAGCGCAGGCTGGATATTTTCGAAACTCACAGATTTCTAACTAATTCATACTGGGCAAAAGGAATTCCTCTAAGCGCAGTTAAAGAACAGATATCAAACTCATTCTGCTTTGGAGTTTACTTTCATAAAAAACAGGCTGGATACGCAAGAATTATTACTGACTTTGTCGGGTTTGCATATCTGTGTGATGTCTTTATAAAGGAGGAGTATAGAGGCATCGGACTTTCGAAGATGCTTATGGATGAGATTATAAATCATCCGAAACTTAAAAATGTAAGATCCTGGATGCTCGCCACAAAAGATGCGCACAAGCTTTATGAAAAGTACGGATTTGAGCCGCTCGATAAACCGCGTAAATATATGAGACGGTACAAATTTAAAGACTGGACCGAAAAATAA